From a single Rutidosis leptorrhynchoides isolate AG116_Rl617_1_P2 chromosome 5, CSIRO_AGI_Rlap_v1, whole genome shotgun sequence genomic region:
- the LOC139848761 gene encoding uncharacterized protein, translated as MMLTSCKIFLGSGYPRGRGIQPYTLMYSSQSDYSVVVFNPSLATTGFKPETDDADSHKPILRSIKWELRLLKVPFLEYKTLSREKQRLWLAQHFIVKSIKTSTEVDAAKLEPEDEDEDEENNEIIMSIVCSDKIGIDAKLLERESITIQGCYELETDVIEIESNSEIIKKVESFCAERWKIRNDYAHDETLVRHKLNDFNSNFRQTNQIHALALMITAIDLKIKSLIDLMMEDIDDMFTKMTTADEAYKILSMNFFLFVNLGGEYQRL; from the exons ATGATGCTAACAAGTTGTAAGATTTTTCTCGGTTCGGGTTACCCGAGAGGGCGAGGGATCCAACCTTATACTCTGATGTATTCATCCCAAAGCGATTACTCAGTGGTTGTTTTTAACCCTTCGCTGGCCACCACCGGATTCAAACCTGAGACTGATGATGCTGATTCACATAAACCAATCTTGAGAA GCATTAAATGGGAACTCCGGTTATTAAAAGTGCCATTCCTTGAGTATAAAACCCTATCTCGTGAAAAACA ACGACTATGGCTAGCACAACATTTCATTGTAAAAAG TATAAAAACCTCCACCGAGGTAGATGCTGCAAAATTAGAACCAG AAGATGAAGACGAAGACGAAGAGAATAATGAAATCATCATGAGTATTGTATGTTCGGACAAGATAGGTATTGACGCTAAGCTCCTTGAGAGGGAGTCTATAACGATCCAAGGTTGTTACGAGCTAGAAACTGATGTCATAGAAATTGAAAGCAATAGCGAAATCATTAAGAAGGTTGAATCGTTCTGTGCGGAACGTTGGAAGATCCGGAATGATTATGCACATGATGAAACCCTCGTCCGACACAAGTTGAATGACTTCAATTCCAATTTTCGCCAAACCAATCAGATACATGCTCTCGCTCTTATGATT ACTGCTATCGATTTGAAGATAAAATCCTTAATCGACCTGATGATGGAAGACATCGATGACATGTTCACCAAAATGACTACTGCTGATGAGGCTTACAAAATCTTATCCATGAATTTTTTCTTATTTGTGAATTTGGGAGGGGAGTATCAACGTTTGTGA
- the LOC139848406 gene encoding small glutamine-rich tetratricopeptide repeat-containing protein 2-like isoform X2, producing the protein MANLKEADSPLCRRIVLSFLDFLNSVEPTSVSDFESLEVTKDCLCKAFKIDSSSSTSSVPKFDSLVQIFSSHPVNSKTPEASQTLADDTNKQDNCSIVSEDELFAQFFGALEKARFFRNTPNEAEDLKKSGGSEFDIQKLADTFKLQGNKAMQSKLYPDAIERYSVAIALCDDNAVYYCNRAAAYTKTKQYTEAISDCQKAIEIDPSYIKAYSRLGFVYFAQGNFNDAIHKGYKKALQLDPENEFIKGNCKAAVEKVIIEERLRVGGDGFFLGLGGVEVGGMDQLPENYNEIIRAIFQRTRDEEENYRRN; encoded by the exons ATGGCGAATTTGAAGGAGGCTGATTCCCCTCTTTGCCGTCGCATTGTCTTGTCCTTTCTCGATTTTCTGAATTCCG TTGAACCTACTTCTGTTAGTGATTTTGAAAGTCTCGAAGTCACAAAAGACTGCTTATGTAAGGCTTTTAAGATTGATTCTTCATCGTCTACTTCTAGTGTTCCAAAATTTGATTCTCTAGTCCAGATTTTCAGTTCACATCCAGTCAATTCTAAAACTCCCGAGGCGTCACAAACTCTTGCA GATGACACCAACAAACAGGATAATTGTTCCATTG TGAGTGAGGATGAACTTTTTGCTCAATTTTTTGGTGCCCTAGAAAAGGCTCGCTTTTTCAGGAATACACCGAATGAAGCTGAG GATCTGAAAAAATCTGGAGGTTCGGAGTTTGATATTCAAAAGTTGGCTGATACCTTCAAGTTACAAG GTAACAAAGCTATGCAATCTAAGTTGTACCCAGATGCAATTGAGCGTTACAGTGTGGCTATTGCACTTTGTGATGATAATGCTGTTTATTATTGTAACAG AGCAGCTGCTTACACTAAGACCAAACAGTATACAGAAGCAATCAGTGACTGTCAAAAAGCAATTGAAATCGACCCGTCATACATCAAAGCTTACAGTCGTCTAGGTTTTGTGTACTTTGCTCAAGGGAATTTCAATGATGCTATCCATAAAGGCTATAAGAAAG CCTTGCAATTGGATCCGGAAAATGAATTTATAAAAGGAAATTGTAAG GCAGCTGTGGAGAAAGTGATAATAGAAGAACGTCTCAGAGTCGGTGGAGATGGCTTCTTCCTAGGATTAGGAGGAGTAGAAGTGGGTGGTATGGATCAATTGCCAGAGAACTATAATGAAATTATAAGAGCTATATTTCAGAGAACACGAGACGAGGAAGAAAACTATCGTAGAAACTAG
- the LOC139848406 gene encoding uncharacterized protein isoform X3 has translation MANLKEADSPLCRRIVLSFLDFLNSVEPTSVSDFESLEVTKDCLCKAFKIDSSSSTSSVPKFDSLVQIFSSHPVNSKTPEASQTLADDTNKQDNCSIVSEDELFAQFFGALEKARFFRNTPNEAEVQFKAGHMFDCALLDLKKSGGSEFDIQKLADTFKLQGNKAMQSKLYPDAIERYSVAIALCDDNAVYYCNRAAAYTKTKQYTEAISDCQKAIEIDPSYIKAYSRLGFVYFAQGNFNDAIHKGYKKALQLDPENEFIKGNCSCGESDNRRTSQSRWRWLLPRIRRSRSGWYGSIAREL, from the exons ATGGCGAATTTGAAGGAGGCTGATTCCCCTCTTTGCCGTCGCATTGTCTTGTCCTTTCTCGATTTTCTGAATTCCG TTGAACCTACTTCTGTTAGTGATTTTGAAAGTCTCGAAGTCACAAAAGACTGCTTATGTAAGGCTTTTAAGATTGATTCTTCATCGTCTACTTCTAGTGTTCCAAAATTTGATTCTCTAGTCCAGATTTTCAGTTCACATCCAGTCAATTCTAAAACTCCCGAGGCGTCACAAACTCTTGCA GATGACACCAACAAACAGGATAATTGTTCCATTG TGAGTGAGGATGAACTTTTTGCTCAATTTTTTGGTGCCCTAGAAAAGGCTCGCTTTTTCAGGAATACACCGAATGAAGCTGAGGTACAGTTCAAAGCTGGTCATATGTTCGACTGTGCTTTATTG GATCTGAAAAAATCTGGAGGTTCGGAGTTTGATATTCAAAAGTTGGCTGATACCTTCAAGTTACAAG GTAACAAAGCTATGCAATCTAAGTTGTACCCAGATGCAATTGAGCGTTACAGTGTGGCTATTGCACTTTGTGATGATAATGCTGTTTATTATTGTAACAG AGCAGCTGCTTACACTAAGACCAAACAGTATACAGAAGCAATCAGTGACTGTCAAAAAGCAATTGAAATCGACCCGTCATACATCAAAGCTTACAGTCGTCTAGGTTTTGTGTACTTTGCTCAAGGGAATTTCAATGATGCTATCCATAAAGGCTATAAGAAAG CCTTGCAATTGGATCCGGAAAATGAATTTATAAAAGGAAATT GCAGCTGTGGAGAAAGTGATAATAGAAGAACGTCTCAGAGTCGGTGGAGATGGCTTCTTCCTAGGATTAGGAGGAGTAGAAGTGGGTGGTATGGATCAATTGCCAGAGAACTATAA
- the LOC139848406 gene encoding uncharacterized protein isoform X1 yields MANLKEADSPLCRRIVLSFLDFLNSVEPTSVSDFESLEVTKDCLCKAFKIDSSSSTSSVPKFDSLVQIFSSHPVNSKTPEASQTLADDTNKQDNCSIVSEDELFAQFFGALEKARFFRNTPNEAEVQFKAGHMFDCALLDLKKSGGSEFDIQKLADTFKLQGNKAMQSKLYPDAIERYSVAIALCDDNAVYYCNRAAAYTKTKQYTEAISDCQKAIEIDPSYIKAYSRLGFVYFAQGNFNDAIHKGYKKALQLDPENEFIKGNCKAAVEKVIIEERLRVGGDGFFLGLGGVEVGGMDQLPENYNEIIRAIFQRTRDEEENYRRN; encoded by the exons ATGGCGAATTTGAAGGAGGCTGATTCCCCTCTTTGCCGTCGCATTGTCTTGTCCTTTCTCGATTTTCTGAATTCCG TTGAACCTACTTCTGTTAGTGATTTTGAAAGTCTCGAAGTCACAAAAGACTGCTTATGTAAGGCTTTTAAGATTGATTCTTCATCGTCTACTTCTAGTGTTCCAAAATTTGATTCTCTAGTCCAGATTTTCAGTTCACATCCAGTCAATTCTAAAACTCCCGAGGCGTCACAAACTCTTGCA GATGACACCAACAAACAGGATAATTGTTCCATTG TGAGTGAGGATGAACTTTTTGCTCAATTTTTTGGTGCCCTAGAAAAGGCTCGCTTTTTCAGGAATACACCGAATGAAGCTGAGGTACAGTTCAAAGCTGGTCATATGTTCGACTGTGCTTTATTG GATCTGAAAAAATCTGGAGGTTCGGAGTTTGATATTCAAAAGTTGGCTGATACCTTCAAGTTACAAG GTAACAAAGCTATGCAATCTAAGTTGTACCCAGATGCAATTGAGCGTTACAGTGTGGCTATTGCACTTTGTGATGATAATGCTGTTTATTATTGTAACAG AGCAGCTGCTTACACTAAGACCAAACAGTATACAGAAGCAATCAGTGACTGTCAAAAAGCAATTGAAATCGACCCGTCATACATCAAAGCTTACAGTCGTCTAGGTTTTGTGTACTTTGCTCAAGGGAATTTCAATGATGCTATCCATAAAGGCTATAAGAAAG CCTTGCAATTGGATCCGGAAAATGAATTTATAAAAGGAAATTGTAAG GCAGCTGTGGAGAAAGTGATAATAGAAGAACGTCTCAGAGTCGGTGGAGATGGCTTCTTCCTAGGATTAGGAGGAGTAGAAGTGGGTGGTATGGATCAATTGCCAGAGAACTATAATGAAATTATAAGAGCTATATTTCAGAGAACACGAGACGAGGAAGAAAACTATCGTAGAAACTAG
- the LOC139848406 gene encoding uncharacterized protein isoform X4: MANLKEADSPLCRRIVLSFLDFLNSVEPTSVSDFESLEVTKDCLCKAFKIDSSSSTSSVPKFDSLVQIFSSHPVNSKTPEASQTLADDTNKQDNCSIVSEDELFAQFFGALEKARFFRNTPNEAEVQFKAGHMFDCALLDLKKSGGSEFDIQKLADTFKLQGNKAMQSKLYPDAIERYSVAIALCDDNAVYYCNRAAAYTKTKQYTEAISDCQKAIEIDPSYIKAYSRLGFVYFAQGNFNDAIHKGYKKALQLDPENEFIKGNCKVGWQLWRK, translated from the exons ATGGCGAATTTGAAGGAGGCTGATTCCCCTCTTTGCCGTCGCATTGTCTTGTCCTTTCTCGATTTTCTGAATTCCG TTGAACCTACTTCTGTTAGTGATTTTGAAAGTCTCGAAGTCACAAAAGACTGCTTATGTAAGGCTTTTAAGATTGATTCTTCATCGTCTACTTCTAGTGTTCCAAAATTTGATTCTCTAGTCCAGATTTTCAGTTCACATCCAGTCAATTCTAAAACTCCCGAGGCGTCACAAACTCTTGCA GATGACACCAACAAACAGGATAATTGTTCCATTG TGAGTGAGGATGAACTTTTTGCTCAATTTTTTGGTGCCCTAGAAAAGGCTCGCTTTTTCAGGAATACACCGAATGAAGCTGAGGTACAGTTCAAAGCTGGTCATATGTTCGACTGTGCTTTATTG GATCTGAAAAAATCTGGAGGTTCGGAGTTTGATATTCAAAAGTTGGCTGATACCTTCAAGTTACAAG GTAACAAAGCTATGCAATCTAAGTTGTACCCAGATGCAATTGAGCGTTACAGTGTGGCTATTGCACTTTGTGATGATAATGCTGTTTATTATTGTAACAG AGCAGCTGCTTACACTAAGACCAAACAGTATACAGAAGCAATCAGTGACTGTCAAAAAGCAATTGAAATCGACCCGTCATACATCAAAGCTTACAGTCGTCTAGGTTTTGTGTACTTTGCTCAAGGGAATTTCAATGATGCTATCCATAAAGGCTATAAGAAAG CCTTGCAATTGGATCCGGAAAATGAATTTATAAAAGGAAATTGTAAGGTTGGTTG GCAGCTGTGGAGAAAGTGA